In Myxococcus stipitatus, the following are encoded in one genomic region:
- a CDS encoding N-acetylmuramoyl-L-alanine amidase, which yields MFSPIKRFANTPVMRPLKDAEQPRPTPTPGASPSPRPDSFEPSKPSPTPSPSPGKAPPGYGTGTPAAPPAPLTPPSTDPSNPTPPMEVRPSKSDRYNDRPAGADIDTIVLHHTADGSDRNSLTTLTGDTDGQGIFKKGEQWLKDKKNGKVSAHYMIGKDGTIYQLVGDEKRAWHAGDGSLRGDGKDVNDRSIGIEIVNEGDGKDGYTDEQYKALEQLVPYLAKRYDVPAGNVVGHKETNPQKKDPSENFDFDRIVRATEKKVG from the coding sequence ATGTTCAGCCCCATCAAGCGCTTCGCGAACACCCCCGTCATGCGCCCGCTGAAGGATGCGGAGCAGCCTCGGCCCACGCCCACCCCGGGTGCTTCTCCCTCGCCGCGTCCGGACAGCTTCGAGCCCTCCAAGCCGTCGCCCACGCCTTCTCCGAGTCCAGGCAAGGCGCCTCCGGGATACGGCACGGGGACGCCCGCCGCGCCCCCCGCGCCGCTGACGCCGCCGTCCACCGACCCGTCCAACCCGACGCCGCCGATGGAGGTCCGTCCCTCGAAGTCGGACCGCTACAACGACCGTCCCGCTGGCGCGGACATCGACACCATCGTCCTCCACCACACCGCGGACGGCTCCGACCGCAACAGCCTCACGACGCTCACCGGCGACACGGACGGGCAGGGCATCTTCAAGAAGGGCGAGCAGTGGTTGAAGGACAAGAAGAACGGCAAGGTCAGCGCCCACTACATGATTGGCAAGGACGGCACCATCTACCAGCTCGTCGGTGACGAGAAGCGCGCCTGGCACGCCGGTGACGGCTCGCTGCGCGGTGATGGCAAGGACGTGAACGACCGTTCCATCGGCATCGAGATCGTCAACGAGGGGGATGGCAAGGACGGCTACACGGACGAGCAATACAAGGCGCTCGAGCAGCTCGTGCCCTACCTGGCCAAGCGCTACGACGTCCCGGCTGGCAACGTCGTGGGCCACAAGGAGACCAATCCCCAGAAGAAGGACCCGTCGGAGAACTTCGACTTCGACCGCATCGTCCGCGCCACCGAGAAGAAGGTGGGGTGA